A stretch of the Arthrobacter stackebrandtii genome encodes the following:
- a CDS encoding dihydrodipicolinate synthase family protein: MTTVASRFQGVIPPVCTPRTAEGAIDVPSLENLTRHLLEGGVTGLFVNGSSGEVTHMTNAERDTVLTTIAGVNAGQVPLLVGAVEQTTNRVVEEAQRMVSLGADGIVATSQYYAISNAEETGRHIRTVAASVDVPLFVYDVPVRTHFKMPTDLLLDLGREGVIAGVKDSSGDDVSFRQLLIGAKDIPNFDIFTGHEVVVDGALLGGAQGVVPGLGNVDPKGYRRLYDAAVAGDWAGAAAEQDRLADVFNIVYTPKAGRVSGNAAGLGAFKTALVLMGIIKTNVMSAPMLALDEDETAAIKVVLERTGLI; the protein is encoded by the coding sequence GTGACTACCGTCGCATCCCGTTTCCAGGGCGTCATCCCGCCCGTCTGCACCCCCCGCACCGCCGAGGGCGCCATTGATGTCCCCTCGCTGGAAAACCTCACCCGCCACCTGCTCGAAGGCGGCGTCACCGGCCTGTTCGTCAACGGCTCCTCCGGCGAAGTCACCCACATGACCAACGCAGAGCGCGACACCGTGCTGACCACCATTGCCGGCGTCAACGCCGGACAGGTCCCCCTGCTGGTTGGTGCCGTTGAGCAGACCACCAACCGCGTCGTTGAAGAAGCACAGCGCATGGTGTCCCTCGGTGCCGACGGCATCGTGGCCACCAGCCAGTACTACGCCATCAGCAACGCCGAGGAGACCGGCCGCCACATCCGCACCGTTGCAGCCTCGGTTGACGTGCCGCTGTTCGTCTACGACGTGCCGGTCCGCACCCACTTCAAGATGCCCACCGACCTGCTGCTCGACCTCGGCCGCGAAGGCGTCATCGCCGGAGTCAAGGACTCCTCGGGCGACGACGTCTCCTTCCGCCAGCTGCTCATCGGCGCCAAGGACATCCCCAACTTCGACATCTTCACCGGCCACGAAGTGGTTGTTGACGGTGCACTGCTGGGCGGCGCACAGGGTGTCGTCCCGGGCCTGGGCAACGTTGACCCCAAGGGCTACCGCCGCCTGTACGACGCCGCCGTTGCCGGCGACTGGGCCGGCGCCGCTGCCGAGCAGGACCGCCTGGCAGACGTCTTCAACATCGTCTACACGCCCAAGGCCGGCCGGGTTTCCGGCAACGCCGCGGGCCTGGGCGCATTCAAGACCGCGCTGGTGCTCATGGGCATCATCAAGACCAACGTCATGAGCGCCCCGATGCTGGCACTGGACGAGGACGAGACCGCAGCCATCAAGGTCGTCCTTGAGCGCACGGGCTTGATCTAG
- a CDS encoding dipeptide/oligopeptide/nickel ABC transporter permease/ATP-binding protein: MRSKLAERLSAPGLRFKALTLGSKLSLLFLVFITLVAIFAPLIAPHDPLQTGTPAQPPSSENWFGTDRIGRDILSRLMYGAQASLMIGIGAVALAIVLGATLGALAATSSKGVNEVIMRIMDILMAFPGIALAAVLLTSFGNSVPTIIISIAIIYTPQLARVVRANVLSQYGEDYVRAERVIGAGRAYIMVKHIVRNTAAPVLVFATVMVADAIILEASLSFLGAGIQDPDPSWGNVISYGRNLVLSGGWWATTFAGLVILMTVLSLNILAEGLTDAMVNPRIKRAAPVKDDDGSAAAALELAKADAAARAAIEDPFAALNEELLQLRAVELSRGDRLPQVPETARVILEVKNLSIRFPGRYGDTAIVDNVSFSVREGETMGLVGESGCGKSITSLAVMGLLPKTAEITGSITFDGKELLDPATKHASTKAYEGLRGEQIAMVYQDALSSLNPSMLIKDQMLQLTRRNGRKTPAELLELVKLDPERTLKSYPHELSGGQRQRVLIAMALSRSPKIVVADEPTTALDVTVQKQVVDLLNELREQLGFAMVFVSHDLALVASLAHKITVMYAGQVVESGQASELLAHPTHEYTRGLLGAVLSIESDAVRLHQIPGTVPSPREFAVGDRFASRSQRPDADPNQKLAFVPIVRDGETLEHFWASHKKEDALAVSAGADTEGAS; encoded by the coding sequence ATGCGTAGCAAACTTGCCGAACGGCTCAGCGCGCCTGGCCTGCGCTTCAAGGCCCTGACACTGGGTTCCAAGCTGTCCCTGCTGTTCCTGGTCTTCATCACCCTCGTGGCGATCTTCGCCCCGCTCATCGCCCCGCACGACCCGCTGCAGACCGGCACCCCGGCCCAGCCGCCGAGCAGCGAGAACTGGTTCGGCACCGACCGCATCGGCCGCGACATCCTCTCCCGCCTCATGTACGGTGCCCAGGCATCGCTCATGATCGGCATCGGCGCCGTCGCCCTGGCCATCGTGCTCGGTGCAACCCTTGGCGCACTGGCCGCGACGTCCTCGAAGGGCGTCAACGAAGTCATCATGCGCATCATGGACATCCTGATGGCGTTCCCGGGCATCGCCCTGGCCGCCGTGCTGCTGACCTCGTTCGGCAACTCGGTGCCCACCATCATCATCTCCATCGCCATCATCTACACCCCGCAGCTGGCCCGCGTGGTCCGCGCCAACGTGCTCTCCCAGTACGGCGAGGACTATGTCCGTGCCGAGCGTGTGATCGGTGCAGGCCGCGCCTACATCATGGTCAAGCACATCGTGCGCAACACCGCCGCCCCCGTGCTGGTGTTCGCCACGGTCATGGTGGCTGACGCCATCATCCTGGAAGCCTCCCTGTCCTTCCTGGGCGCAGGCATCCAGGACCCCGACCCCAGCTGGGGCAACGTCATCTCCTACGGCCGAAACCTGGTCCTCTCGGGCGGCTGGTGGGCCACCACGTTCGCCGGCCTGGTCATCCTGATGACCGTGCTCTCGCTGAACATCCTGGCCGAAGGCCTCACCGACGCCATGGTGAACCCGCGCATCAAGCGCGCTGCGCCGGTGAAGGACGACGACGGTTCGGCAGCTGCCGCTCTCGAGCTCGCCAAGGCTGACGCGGCGGCACGCGCGGCGATTGAAGATCCCTTTGCGGCCCTGAACGAAGAGCTGCTGCAGCTTCGGGCCGTGGAACTCTCCCGAGGAGACCGCCTCCCGCAGGTTCCGGAGACGGCCCGCGTGATCCTCGAGGTCAAGAACCTCTCGATCCGCTTCCCCGGCCGCTACGGCGACACCGCCATTGTGGACAACGTCTCCTTCAGCGTCCGCGAAGGCGAAACCATGGGCCTGGTGGGCGAGTCCGGCTGCGGCAAGTCCATCACCTCCCTCGCCGTCATGGGCCTGCTGCCCAAGACCGCCGAGATCACCGGCTCCATCACGTTCGACGGCAAGGAACTGCTGGACCCCGCCACCAAGCACGCCTCCACGAAGGCCTATGAGGGCCTGCGCGGCGAGCAGATCGCCATGGTCTACCAGGATGCGCTGAGCTCGCTCAACCCGTCCATGCTGATCAAGGACCAGATGCTGCAGCTGACCCGCCGCAACGGCCGCAAGACCCCGGCCGAGCTGCTGGAACTGGTGAAGCTGGATCCGGAGCGCACGCTCAAGAGCTACCCGCACGAGCTTTCCGGCGGCCAGCGCCAGCGCGTGCTGATCGCCATGGCCCTGTCCCGCTCGCCCAAGATCGTGGTGGCCGACGAGCCCACCACAGCCCTGGACGTCACGGTGCAAAAGCAGGTCGTGGACCTGCTGAACGAACTGCGCGAGCAGCTCGGCTTCGCCATGGTCTTCGTCAGCCACGACCTTGCCCTTGTCGCCTCCCTGGCGCACAAGATCACCGTCATGTACGCCGGCCAGGTGGTGGAATCCGGCCAGGCTTCGGAGCTGCTGGCGCACCCCACCCACGAATACACCCGTGGCCTGCTGGGCGCCGTGCTCTCCATCGAATCCGACGCCGTCCGGCTCCACCAGATCCCGGGCACGGTTCCCTCGCCCCGCGAGTTCGCCGTCGGCGACCGGTTTGCCAGCCGTTCACAACGTCCCGACGCCGACCCGAACCAGAAGCTGGCCTTTGTGCCGATCGTCCGGGACGGCGAGACCCTTGAACACTTCTGGGCAAGCCACAAGAAGGAAGATGCACTGGCGGTTTCCGCCGGGGCAGATACGGAAGGTGCCTCATGA
- a CDS encoding ATP-binding cassette domain-containing protein — protein sequence MSKHATAEAGTGATPVIELKDLHVHHRTRSGGLFKPSYVKAVNGVNFSISRGETVGIVGESGCGKSTLASVLVGLQTPTSGEVLFHGKPAIKRNAAMRKEFGRSVAVVFQDPSTALNPRMTIQDILVDPLAVHGIGNNASRLAKVSELLSLVGLPQSAAEVTPSQVSGGQRQRVAIARALALDPDIIVADEPTSALDVSVRAQVLNLLSDLKKELNLGMVFISHDIQTVRYVSDRIAVMYYGEIVEEGSAEQIFDNPSNDYTKKLLGAAPSLLHI from the coding sequence ATGAGCAAGCATGCAACAGCTGAAGCCGGGACGGGCGCAACGCCCGTCATCGAGCTGAAGGACCTCCACGTCCACCACCGCACCCGCTCCGGCGGGCTGTTCAAGCCCAGCTACGTGAAGGCCGTCAACGGCGTGAACTTCTCCATCAGCCGCGGTGAAACCGTGGGCATCGTGGGCGAGTCCGGCTGTGGCAAGTCCACGCTGGCCTCCGTGCTGGTCGGCCTGCAGACCCCCACCTCCGGAGAGGTGCTGTTCCACGGCAAGCCGGCCATCAAGCGCAACGCAGCGATGCGCAAGGAGTTTGGCCGCTCGGTTGCGGTCGTTTTCCAGGATCCGTCCACCGCGTTGAACCCGCGCATGACCATCCAGGACATCCTCGTTGACCCGCTGGCCGTCCACGGCATTGGCAACAACGCCTCGCGCCTGGCCAAGGTCTCCGAACTGTTGTCGCTGGTCGGTCTGCCGCAGTCGGCAGCCGAGGTCACGCCGTCGCAGGTTTCCGGCGGACAGCGCCAGCGTGTGGCCATTGCCCGCGCACTGGCACTGGACCCGGACATCATCGTGGCGGACGAGCCCACCTCGGCACTGGATGTTTCCGTCCGCGCACAGGTGCTCAACCTGCTCTCTGACCTGAAGAAGGAGCTGAACCTGGGCATGGTCTTCATCAGCCACGACATCCAGACGGTCCGCTACGTTTCAGACCGCATCGCCGTCATGTACTACGGGGAGATTGTGGAAGAAGGCTCGGCCGAGCAGATCTTCGACAACCCCTCGAACGACTACACGAAGAAGCTCCTCGGCGCCGCGCCGTCACTCCTTCACATCTAA
- a CDS encoding ABC transporter ATP-binding protein, protein MLSTNQLHIIGRRHTLLPATTVEAHKGEVLLIQADGQERRTALSLALTGRMKPSSGTVALGRDASMAALRRRSTIVDAPDVNAPEHHLTVHSLASEDLALVPYKFRDRTRPTEWLVTRGFRDLLGKWVEELEPARLLHLQLELALADHGVELVVVDSPDRHSADAGTWLPLLELAAAGRMGLGPEATAQTPPRPLLVVGVVGRLPDGWEGPSAVAGNADHPVAHPSAQSAAQSDGTQNPAPADELVEASDAEEAAIANVPAGVNGPAEGDKPAAVADAAEAKDPASADGTAPDTGAAGAVAGEAGDPPAAPADAGGEPAPPAAPAAPAAPAESTAEAGMAAQPGPADVELSDAEHQGIQKDKQ, encoded by the coding sequence ATGCTCAGCACCAACCAACTGCACATCATCGGGCGCAGGCACACCCTGCTGCCGGCCACGACAGTGGAAGCCCACAAGGGCGAGGTGCTGCTCATCCAGGCCGACGGGCAGGAACGCCGCACCGCACTGTCACTGGCGCTGACGGGCCGCATGAAGCCCAGCTCCGGAACCGTGGCGCTGGGCCGCGACGCCTCAATGGCGGCGCTGCGCCGGCGGAGCACCATTGTGGACGCCCCGGACGTCAACGCCCCGGAACACCATTTGACTGTCCACTCCCTGGCCTCCGAGGACCTGGCACTGGTCCCGTACAAATTCCGGGACCGCACCCGGCCCACGGAATGGCTGGTCACGCGCGGCTTCCGGGACCTCCTGGGCAAGTGGGTTGAGGAACTTGAACCTGCCAGGCTGCTTCACCTGCAGCTCGAACTCGCCCTGGCCGACCACGGCGTGGAGCTGGTGGTGGTGGATTCCCCGGACAGGCACAGCGCGGACGCCGGAACCTGGCTGCCGCTCCTGGAACTGGCCGCCGCCGGCCGGATGGGGCTTGGCCCCGAGGCGACTGCCCAAACCCCGCCGCGCCCACTGCTGGTTGTCGGCGTGGTGGGCCGGCTGCCCGACGGCTGGGAAGGGCCGTCCGCCGTGGCCGGCAATGCCGACCATCCGGTCGCACATCCCTCCGCGCAGTCGGCCGCACAGTCGGATGGCACCCAGAACCCCGCCCCGGCGGATGAACTGGTCGAGGCGTCCGATGCAGAGGAAGCCGCCATTGCCAATGTCCCGGCTGGGGTGAATGGCCCGGCCGAAGGGGACAAGCCGGCAGCGGTGGCCGACGCAGCAGAGGCGAAAGACCCGGCTTCGGCGGACGGCACTGCTCCCGACACTGGTGCCGCGGGGGCCGTGGCCGGGGAGGCGGGAGACCCACCCGCCGCACCCGCGGACGCTGGAGGGGAACCCGCCCCACCCGCCGCACCCGCCGCACCCGCCGCACCCGCAGAAAGCACAGCGGAAGCCGGGATGGCGGCGCAACCCGGCCCGGCCGACGTCGAACTTTCCGATGCAGAACACCAAGGTATCCAAAAGGACAAGCAATGA
- a CDS encoding ROK family protein, translating into MRYVVGVDLGGTKTAAGVVAEDGSVLLTDQIPTLNRDGGEAILDATAAMVRSLMERAAAQGATVDAIGVGSAGVINAAEGTVISATDAILGWTGTAITAGLSARLGLPSAVVNDVHAHALGEAWKGAGHGAETALMVAFGTGVGGSFVVDGKPLLGHRFVGGHVGHFASPLAVHDGVPLACSCGHAGHVEAVASGPAIHAAYVRNGGNPALADTRAVFDAARAGDSLALSVIATASAAAGQAVGGLINILDPAVVVVSGGLADAGELWWSGMDTAMRAELLAPLADVPVVRASLGNTAAMVGAASLVLHR; encoded by the coding sequence ATGCGGTATGTAGTTGGCGTTGACCTCGGCGGAACCAAGACGGCGGCCGGTGTCGTGGCCGAGGACGGCTCGGTCCTGCTGACGGACCAGATCCCCACCCTGAACCGCGACGGCGGCGAGGCCATCCTGGACGCCACCGCAGCGATGGTGCGCTCCCTGATGGAACGCGCCGCCGCGCAGGGCGCCACGGTCGATGCCATCGGCGTGGGCTCCGCCGGCGTCATCAACGCCGCCGAAGGCACCGTCATCTCCGCCACCGACGCCATCCTCGGGTGGACCGGCACCGCCATCACCGCGGGACTCTCGGCAAGGCTGGGACTGCCGTCCGCCGTCGTCAATGATGTGCATGCGCACGCACTCGGCGAGGCCTGGAAGGGTGCCGGCCACGGCGCCGAAACAGCACTCATGGTGGCGTTCGGCACCGGCGTCGGCGGCAGTTTTGTGGTGGACGGCAAGCCGTTGCTGGGCCACCGCTTTGTGGGCGGGCATGTGGGGCACTTTGCCTCGCCCCTTGCCGTGCACGACGGCGTTCCCCTCGCCTGCTCCTGTGGGCACGCGGGCCATGTGGAGGCCGTCGCCTCGGGCCCGGCCATCCACGCCGCCTATGTCCGCAACGGCGGAAACCCCGCACTGGCAGACACGCGGGCCGTATTTGACGCAGCCCGTGCAGGTGATTCACTGGCTTTGTCCGTGATTGCCACGGCCTCGGCCGCCGCCGGACAGGCTGTGGGCGGGCTCATCAACATCCTGGACCCGGCCGTGGTGGTCGTCTCCGGCGGGCTGGCAGACGCCGGTGAGCTATGGTGGTCCGGCATGGATACCGCCATGCGTGCCGAGCTTCTGGCACCGCTGGCCGATGTCCCCGTGGTGCGCGCCAGCCTGGGCAACACCGCAGCCATGGTGGGCGCCGCCTCCCTCGTTCTTCACCGCTAA
- a CDS encoding N-acetylmannosamine-6-phosphate 2-epimerase: MTNFDALKGQLVVSAQAYPGEPMRDPRTMAQIAAAAVTGGAAAIRVQGIADIQFARAAVEVPVIGLWKDGHDGVFITPTLRHALSCASAGADIVAIDGTRRPRPDGLTLAETIEGIHANSNSLVMADCGSLDDAVAAAEAGADLIGTTLAGYSGERPKTDGPDLELIAEIAAANLGKPLIAEGRIHSPAQARAAMDAGAFAVVVGTAITHPSTITGWFKAALDA; encoded by the coding sequence ATGACCAACTTCGATGCACTCAAGGGACAGCTCGTGGTCTCGGCGCAGGCCTACCCGGGCGAGCCCATGCGGGATCCCCGCACCATGGCCCAGATCGCGGCAGCAGCCGTGACCGGGGGCGCCGCTGCGATCCGCGTCCAGGGCATAGCCGACATCCAGTTTGCCCGCGCCGCTGTTGAGGTTCCCGTCATTGGTCTCTGGAAGGACGGGCACGACGGCGTCTTCATCACCCCCACGCTGCGCCATGCCCTGTCCTGTGCGAGCGCCGGTGCCGACATCGTCGCGATCGACGGCACCCGCCGCCCCCGTCCGGACGGCCTGACCCTGGCTGAGACCATCGAGGGCATCCACGCCAACTCCAATTCCCTGGTCATGGCCGACTGCGGCTCCTTGGACGACGCCGTTGCCGCCGCCGAGGCCGGTGCGGACCTGATCGGGACCACCCTGGCCGGCTATTCGGGCGAGCGCCCCAAGACCGACGGCCCCGACCTGGAGCTCATCGCCGAGATCGCCGCCGCCAACCTGGGCAAGCCGCTCATCGCCGAGGGCCGGATCCACTCCCCTGCGCAGGCGCGCGCCGCCATGGACGCCGGCGCCTTCGCCGTGGTGGTTGGCACCGCCATCACGCACCCGAGCACCATCACGGGCTGGTTCAAGGCCGCCCTGGACGCCTGA